A region from the Actinoplanes sp. OR16 genome encodes:
- a CDS encoding response regulator transcription factor, whose translation MTDITLLLVDDQELLREGMAMVLGTTPGLRIIGEAGDGRAGALLARDLRPDVVLMDVRMPVMDGIEATRDIVANCPGSRVLILTTFDLDEYAFNGLRAGASGFLLKDAPSADLVKAVRTVAGGEAVVSPRITRTLLDHYQSSRVPAVTGANPLDDLTSREREVLVAIGRGLSNQEIAGELFLSESTVKTHVGRVLAKLGARDRVQAVIWAHRHGLV comes from the coding sequence ATGACTGACATCACCCTGCTGCTCGTGGACGACCAGGAGCTTCTCCGCGAAGGCATGGCCATGGTCCTCGGCACCACACCCGGCCTGCGCATCATCGGCGAGGCGGGCGACGGCCGCGCCGGCGCGCTGCTCGCCCGGGACCTGCGCCCCGACGTCGTCCTGATGGACGTCCGCATGCCGGTCATGGACGGCATCGAGGCGACCCGCGACATCGTCGCCAACTGCCCGGGCAGCCGGGTGCTCATCCTCACCACGTTCGACCTCGACGAATACGCCTTCAACGGCCTGCGAGCGGGAGCCAGCGGCTTCCTGCTCAAGGACGCCCCGTCGGCCGACCTCGTCAAGGCCGTCCGGACGGTCGCCGGCGGGGAAGCGGTCGTCTCGCCCCGGATCACCCGCACCCTGCTCGACCACTACCAGAGCAGCCGGGTTCCCGCCGTGACCGGCGCGAACCCGCTCGACGACCTGACCAGCCGGGAACGCGAAGTCCTCGTCGCGATCGGCCGCGGACTCTCCAACCAGGAGATCGCCGGCGAGCTGTTCCTGTCCGAGTCGACGGTCAAGACCCACGTGGGCCGGGTCCTGGCCAAACTCGGCGCCCGTGACCGCGTCCAAGCGGTGATCTGGGCACACCGGCACGGCCTGGTCTGA
- a CDS encoding ABC transporter permease, which translates to MRAAHLFAAEWLKVRTLRSFRACAVAAVILAIGGAVLAGSAYTDPAFAEGLTARDAAADVFGWPSAVLRIPLLVLAVLVLGSEYAGGAIRVTFVAAPRRIEVLAAKALVVTVAVALLATLSLSLGYAAALPLLRRAGLTDVPLGTVLSLLGGEVGYCVLVGLFAYAVTLLVRNTAAGVALTLGVLLLLGLVLAVLDIWVRFDLTGLAFSAAASQVTTDPFSRALPVVVGWLAVPAVFGTLAVVRRDA; encoded by the coding sequence ATGAGGGCGGCGCACCTGTTCGCGGCCGAGTGGCTGAAGGTGCGCACGCTGCGCTCCTTCCGGGCCTGCGCTGTCGCGGCGGTGATCCTCGCCATCGGGGGCGCCGTGCTCGCGGGGTCCGCCTACACCGACCCGGCGTTCGCCGAGGGCCTGACCGCGCGGGACGCCGCCGCCGATGTCTTCGGCTGGCCTTCGGCCGTCCTCCGGATTCCCCTGCTCGTCCTGGCGGTGCTCGTGCTCGGTTCGGAGTACGCCGGAGGCGCGATCCGGGTGACGTTCGTGGCAGCGCCGCGCCGGATCGAGGTGCTGGCCGCCAAGGCGCTGGTGGTGACGGTGGCGGTGGCCCTGCTGGCAACGCTGTCACTGTCGCTGGGTTACGCGGCTGCCTTACCTCTGCTGCGCCGGGCAGGCCTGACCGACGTGCCGTTGGGCACAGTGCTGAGCCTGCTGGGCGGCGAGGTCGGATACTGCGTTCTCGTGGGACTGTTCGCGTACGCCGTGACGCTGCTGGTGCGCAACACCGCGGCCGGCGTCGCTCTCACGCTGGGTGTCCTCCTGCTGCTGGGATTGGTGCTGGCCGTGCTCGACATCTGGGTGCGGTTCGACCTGACCGGCCTCGCGTTCTCCGCCGCCGCGTCGCAGGTGACGACCGATCCGTTCTCCCGTGCCCTGCCCGTCGTCGTCGGATGGCTGGCGGTTCCGGCCGTGTTCGGCACGCTGGCCGTGGTTCGCCGGGACGCGTGA
- a CDS encoding MerR family transcriptional regulator, whose protein sequence is MLSIKDFSEMTHLSAQTLRYYHAEGLLVPARVDEQTGYRSYTFDQVEQAMLITVLRQAGLGVPQVRRALAEPDAAPALLSEHAAHVQRQRDEQDEAIRTARDLLRTRPQPCVRHVPAMTVVSRPAPVTPFGEDRQEWELTEAALTAATDELIEAVTSCGATPAGTPWRILAPGSALAGDGTRWLVRTAVHGAAVLPAGMEVRESAAGEELSITMPGRSSMAKYGTAISRLLAHPIDGAFPDIGRLRHLVHEDGVEYSAPLRRVT, encoded by the coding sequence ATGTTGTCGATCAAAGACTTCAGCGAGATGACGCACCTCTCCGCGCAGACGCTGCGGTACTACCACGCCGAAGGTCTGCTCGTCCCCGCCCGGGTCGACGAGCAGACCGGCTACCGCTCGTACACCTTCGACCAGGTCGAGCAGGCCATGCTGATCACCGTGCTCCGGCAGGCCGGCCTGGGTGTCCCGCAGGTCCGGCGGGCGCTCGCCGAACCGGACGCCGCGCCCGCTCTGCTGAGCGAGCACGCCGCGCACGTCCAGCGGCAGCGCGACGAGCAGGACGAGGCGATCCGGACCGCGCGGGACCTGCTGCGGACCCGGCCGCAGCCGTGCGTGCGGCACGTCCCGGCGATGACCGTGGTGTCGAGACCGGCGCCGGTCACCCCGTTCGGTGAGGACCGGCAGGAGTGGGAGCTGACCGAGGCGGCGCTGACCGCCGCGACCGACGAGCTGATCGAGGCCGTGACGTCGTGCGGCGCGACGCCGGCCGGTACGCCCTGGCGGATCCTCGCTCCCGGGTCCGCGCTCGCCGGGGACGGCACCCGCTGGCTGGTGCGGACCGCGGTCCACGGCGCCGCGGTCCTGCCCGCCGGCATGGAGGTGCGGGAATCCGCCGCCGGCGAGGAACTGTCGATCACCATGCCGGGTCGCAGCTCGATGGCGAAGTACGGAACGGCGATCAGCCGGTTGCTCGCCCACCCGATCGACGGGGCCTTCCCGGACATCGGGCGGCTGCGTCACCTGGTCCACGAGGACGGCGTCGAGTACAGCGCGCCGCTTCGCCGCGTCACCTGA
- a CDS encoding sensor histidine kinase produces the protein MRRRVRDAVDALEHLVGGLGTSILAMAGLFWLLTVVVLSLVGVGLPLIGGSLRIVRSIADRERGRLARWGPGIVGPAPIPERTLDALRDPAVRRELAWLPVHATFGFVVGLFGLLLPLSAVQSLTFPFWYHLVPPGEAAPNIPFWNVDSRAESIGVALVGVGWLAVLLIAGGGLARAQAWPGRRLLGPLPGADLSLRVVELTATRAAALDAHAAELRRIERSLHDGTQNRLVAVTVLLGAARRALARDPATGAELLDRAQQAAEQALGELRTVVRGILPPVLDDRGLAGALDGLVAGCALPCRLTVDLPARCAVSVEATAYFVVAEALTNAVKHSGATGVTVAVRIAGDELVIDVGDDGRGGADESSGSGLAGIRRRVEAHDGRFALTSPPGGPTTMKVELPCGS, from the coding sequence ATGCGGCGGCGGGTGCGTGACGCGGTTGACGCGCTGGAACATCTCGTCGGCGGCCTCGGCACCTCGATCCTGGCCATGGCGGGATTGTTCTGGCTGCTCACCGTCGTGGTTCTGAGCCTGGTCGGGGTGGGACTACCGCTGATCGGCGGCTCGCTGCGGATCGTGCGCTCGATCGCCGACCGCGAGCGCGGACGCCTGGCCCGCTGGGGTCCCGGCATCGTCGGCCCGGCGCCGATACCGGAGCGGACACTCGACGCCCTGCGTGATCCGGCTGTCCGCCGCGAGCTGGCCTGGCTGCCGGTGCACGCCACGTTCGGTTTCGTGGTGGGATTGTTCGGGCTGCTGCTGCCGCTCTCGGCCGTGCAGTCCCTGACGTTCCCGTTCTGGTACCACCTGGTGCCGCCGGGCGAGGCCGCCCCGAACATCCCGTTCTGGAACGTCGACAGCCGAGCCGAATCGATCGGCGTGGCACTGGTCGGGGTGGGCTGGCTGGCCGTGCTGCTCATCGCCGGTGGGGGACTGGCCCGGGCGCAGGCATGGCCGGGCCGCCGCCTGCTGGGCCCGCTTCCCGGCGCCGATCTGAGCCTGCGCGTCGTCGAGCTGACGGCGACCCGAGCCGCGGCCCTCGACGCTCACGCCGCCGAGCTGCGCCGCATCGAGCGCTCGCTGCACGACGGCACCCAGAACCGGCTGGTCGCGGTCACCGTCCTGCTCGGTGCGGCGCGCCGGGCGCTGGCCCGCGACCCGGCGACCGGCGCGGAACTGCTCGATCGCGCCCAGCAGGCCGCCGAGCAGGCGCTCGGCGAACTGCGGACGGTGGTCCGCGGCATCCTCCCGCCGGTGCTCGACGACCGGGGTCTGGCCGGCGCCCTCGACGGTCTCGTGGCCGGCTGCGCTCTGCCCTGCCGGCTCACCGTCGACCTGCCGGCCCGCTGCGCGGTGTCGGTCGAGGCCACCGCTTACTTCGTGGTCGCCGAGGCGCTGACCAACGCGGTGAAGCACAGCGGCGCCACCGGGGTGACCGTCGCGGTGCGCATCGCCGGCGACGAACTGGTGATCGATGTCGGCGACGACGGCCGGGGCGGCGCCGACGAGAGCTCCGGCTCCGGGCTGGCCGGCATCCGCCGCCGGGTCGAGGCGCACGACGGGCGGTTCGCCCTGACCAGCCCACCGGGTGGGCCGACGACGATGAAGGTGGAGCTGCCGTGCGGATCGTGA
- a CDS encoding ABC transporter ATP-binding protein, translating to MTVRVEKLTRTYGAGSAAVTALAGVDATFGRGTFVAVMGPSGSGKSTLLQCAAGLDRPTGGQVWIGDTEISRMSEAGRTELRRDRIGFIFQAFNLIGALTVEENILLPLRLAGTTPDRAWLASVIERIGLTDRLRHRPAELSGGQQQRVAIARALATRPDVIFCDEPTGALDSNTAAEVLALLRAVVDEHRQTVVMVTHDPVAASYADRVLVLADGRIVSDTPQPGAARIAEQLTALDFRGALR from the coding sequence ATGACGGTCCGGGTCGAGAAACTCACCCGCACGTACGGCGCGGGCTCTGCGGCGGTGACCGCTCTGGCCGGCGTCGACGCCACCTTCGGCCGGGGCACCTTCGTGGCGGTGATGGGCCCGTCGGGTTCCGGCAAGAGCACGCTGTTGCAGTGTGCCGCGGGTCTCGACCGGCCCACCGGCGGCCAGGTCTGGATCGGCGACACCGAGATCTCCCGGATGAGCGAGGCCGGACGCACCGAGCTACGTCGTGATCGGATCGGTTTCATCTTCCAGGCGTTCAACCTGATCGGCGCGCTCACCGTCGAGGAGAACATCCTGCTCCCGCTGCGACTCGCGGGCACGACCCCCGACCGGGCCTGGCTCGCCTCCGTGATCGAGCGGATCGGCCTGACCGATCGGCTGCGTCACCGGCCCGCCGAGCTGTCCGGCGGTCAGCAGCAGCGCGTCGCGATCGCCCGGGCCCTGGCGACCCGGCCCGACGTGATCTTCTGCGACGAACCCACCGGCGCGCTCGACAGCAACACCGCGGCCGAGGTCCTCGCGCTGCTGCGGGCGGTCGTCGACGAGCACCGCCAGACGGTCGTCATGGTCACCCACGATCCGGTCGCCGCCTCGTACGCCGACCGCGTCCTGGTCCTCGCGGACGGCCGGATCGTGTCCGACACCCCGCAGCCGGGCGCGGCCCGCATCGCCGAGCAGCTCACCGCACTCGACTTCCGGGGAGCCCTCCGATGA
- a CDS encoding sensor histidine kinase, producing MENGTGTVRAFWARHPRLGTGVIVTFCFITGLGSDVLLWGSDRFDWWRLTVDAVVALSLIWRRSWPWCVLAVTVAGDVVTEGVLVAAFAVAMYSLAAHRSLNEATAGTLGSLAVLGAETVYRSGRDGLGTFLFFYGVTVIGAVLIGSTVATRRRYVRALLDRAARLAREKEQEGLLAAARERARIAHDLHDIVAHNLTIMVRLADGATAVADTDPQRSRKAVERAADLGREAMKDMRRLLGVLHDGSPDVPGDLETLIETFRIAGLPVRLRRRGPDPASPGLQRVVFRIVQEALTNALRYAEHPTEVLVDLDYGGDPIRIAIVDDGRGSGPAPSVGSEQGLIALRERAALYGGTVEAGPQPVGWAVRVSIPHPTEDIDD from the coding sequence ATGGAGAACGGGACGGGAACCGTGCGGGCCTTCTGGGCACGTCATCCCCGGCTGGGTACCGGCGTCATCGTCACGTTCTGCTTCATCACGGGTCTCGGCAGCGATGTGCTGTTGTGGGGTTCCGACCGGTTCGACTGGTGGCGTCTGACCGTCGACGCGGTCGTGGCGCTGTCGCTGATCTGGCGGCGCTCCTGGCCGTGGTGCGTGCTGGCGGTGACGGTCGCCGGTGACGTCGTGACCGAGGGTGTGCTGGTCGCGGCGTTCGCGGTGGCGATGTACTCGCTGGCGGCGCACCGTTCGCTGAACGAGGCGACCGCCGGCACCCTCGGATCCCTCGCCGTGCTGGGAGCCGAGACGGTGTACCGGTCGGGCCGGGACGGTCTAGGCACCTTCCTGTTCTTCTACGGCGTCACGGTGATCGGCGCGGTGCTGATCGGCTCGACCGTCGCCACCCGCCGCCGGTACGTGCGGGCGCTGCTCGACCGGGCCGCCCGGCTCGCCCGGGAGAAGGAACAGGAGGGCCTGCTGGCGGCGGCCCGGGAACGCGCCCGGATCGCCCACGACCTGCACGACATCGTCGCCCACAACCTGACCATCATGGTCCGGCTCGCCGACGGTGCGACCGCCGTCGCCGACACCGACCCGCAGCGTTCCCGCAAGGCCGTGGAACGCGCCGCCGACCTGGGCCGGGAGGCGATGAAGGACATGCGCCGGCTGCTCGGGGTCCTGCACGACGGCAGCCCCGACGTCCCCGGCGACCTGGAGACCCTGATCGAGACGTTCCGGATCGCCGGCCTGCCGGTCAGGCTGCGCCGCCGCGGACCGGATCCCGCGTCACCGGGCCTGCAGCGGGTGGTGTTCCGCATCGTCCAGGAGGCCCTGACCAACGCTCTGCGGTACGCCGAACACCCGACCGAGGTCCTCGTCGACCTCGACTACGGCGGCGACCCGATCCGGATCGCGATCGTCGACGACGGCCGTGGCAGCGGACCGGCGCCGTCGGTCGGCAGCGAACAAGGCTTGATCGCGCTGCGCGAACGAGCGGCTCTCTACGGCGGCACCGTGGAGGCCGGGCCTCAGCCGGTCGGCTGGGCCGTCCGCGTCAGCATTCCCCACCCCACCGAGGACATCGATGACTGA
- a CDS encoding response regulator transcription factor has protein sequence MRIVIAEDDALLREGLALLLRAEGLDVVATAGTPAEFLAAVGEQEPDVAIVDVRMPPTHTDEGIVAAREARGLRPGLAVLVLSAYVEQTFATELLAGGAERLGYLLKERVGRVEEFLAALHRVAGGGTAIDPEVVGQLLARSRPDAALGRLTPREREVLSLMAEGLGNSAIAERLFVTDGAVHKNIRHIFAKLGLAPTDQVDRRVTAVLHYLDGTARR, from the coding sequence GTGCGGATCGTGATCGCCGAGGACGACGCCCTGCTGCGGGAAGGCCTCGCACTGCTGTTGCGGGCCGAGGGCCTCGACGTGGTGGCCACCGCCGGCACACCCGCGGAGTTCCTCGCGGCGGTGGGTGAACAGGAGCCGGACGTCGCGATAGTCGACGTGCGCATGCCGCCCACCCACACCGACGAGGGCATCGTGGCCGCCCGTGAGGCCCGCGGCCTGCGTCCCGGCCTCGCGGTGCTCGTCCTGTCCGCGTACGTGGAACAGACCTTCGCCACCGAGCTGCTGGCCGGCGGCGCCGAGCGGCTCGGCTACCTGCTCAAGGAACGGGTCGGCCGGGTCGAGGAGTTCCTCGCCGCGTTGCACCGGGTGGCCGGCGGCGGCACGGCGATCGACCCCGAGGTGGTCGGCCAGCTGCTGGCCCGCAGCCGGCCCGACGCCGCACTGGGCCGGCTCACCCCGCGCGAACGCGAAGTGCTCTCCCTGATGGCCGAGGGGCTCGGCAACTCCGCCATCGCGGAACGCCTGTTCGTGACCGACGGCGCGGTGCACAAGAACATCCGCCACATCTTCGCCAAGCTGGGCCTCGCCCCCACCGACCAGGTCGACCGCCGGGTCACCGCGGTGCTGCACTACCTCGACGGCACCGCGCGGCGGTAG
- a CDS encoding ABC transporter permease has product MISLAFRMLRHRPGSAFATFLALTAGATILVSMAVLVESGLLHRPQPRHYAAADLVVARPEITVTGKDLDGTTLTSRVDLPEGGTLEAGLAQRLRQVPGVSAAVADRSIPLLTAAGPATGHGWDSAALAPYRLIAGRAPQRDDEVVLDARTAAGSAPGARTELVAGGVAAGYRISGIVEAATARVFFTEGRATTLAPRPGRADAVGLTLEPGADRAAIDRLAAEAGAEVFTGDARGRLEHTGDTVAAGLLVQIGASFGGYVVMLVVFVVAGTVGLSVRHRRRDFALLRAIAATPAQVRRMVTAEAALIAAAGAALGVPAGLFAVRWVQRELTMRGFLPEGFPMAPGLLSAAAVAVTTILVAVLAALVAARRITGIRPVEALGEAAVEPAGRNRVRLVSGLIVVAGAVGSSTVTVGAGGQVALAGAIGMLYLYVMAVALLAPWINRAATRVLQPLLSRIWGAGGHLAVANLRANARGTATVLTGLVLAVGFGGSVWFVQDNLERSAVVQARDGLLAPWAVSSPAGLAPATAAKARELPGVRSVTAVRRTSVVVKIFGGESETVPVMAVDDVSAFDLGVTEGSMADLRGPAIAVSGIRAASQGWDLGERVPLWLGDGTPVTLRVAAIYDRGLGFGDIVLPHDVVIGHTARATDDEVLVRLAPGAALDPRLTALGPGATLIDTGQRAGRLAADLALSAWLNRMLIGVMVGYAVLAVANTMVMAALARRRELGLLRIVGVTPRQVRRMVHAEQAGLLGVAVVIGGSVAALTLVAVVRALTGDLVPYVPPLGLIIVAGGAALLALTTTILPIGYLLRTPPLEHLGVKE; this is encoded by the coding sequence ATGATCAGCCTTGCCTTCCGGATGCTCCGGCACCGCCCGGGATCCGCGTTCGCCACCTTCCTCGCCCTCACCGCCGGCGCGACGATCCTCGTCTCGATGGCCGTGCTGGTCGAGTCCGGGCTGCTGCACCGGCCGCAGCCACGGCACTACGCCGCCGCCGACCTGGTCGTCGCCCGTCCCGAGATCACCGTGACCGGCAAGGACTTGGACGGAACCACGCTGACCAGCCGGGTGGATCTGCCCGAGGGCGGCACGCTCGAAGCCGGTCTGGCGCAGCGCCTGCGGCAGGTGCCGGGCGTGTCGGCCGCCGTCGCCGACCGGAGCATCCCGCTGCTGACCGCGGCGGGTCCGGCCACCGGCCACGGCTGGGACAGTGCCGCGCTCGCGCCGTACCGCCTGATCGCCGGGCGGGCGCCGCAGCGGGACGACGAGGTCGTGCTCGACGCGCGCACCGCCGCCGGTTCGGCACCCGGCGCCCGTACCGAACTGGTGGCCGGCGGTGTCGCCGCCGGCTATCGGATCAGCGGCATCGTCGAGGCCGCGACGGCCCGGGTGTTCTTCACCGAGGGCCGGGCGACGACGCTGGCGCCGCGCCCGGGCCGTGCCGACGCCGTCGGTCTCACGCTGGAGCCCGGGGCCGACCGCGCCGCGATTGACCGGCTGGCTGCCGAAGCCGGCGCCGAGGTGTTCACCGGTGATGCCCGTGGCCGGCTCGAACACACCGGTGACACGGTGGCCGCCGGCCTGCTGGTGCAGATCGGCGCCTCGTTCGGCGGCTACGTCGTGATGCTCGTCGTCTTCGTGGTCGCCGGCACCGTCGGTCTCTCCGTGCGCCACCGCCGCCGCGACTTCGCTCTGCTGCGTGCCATCGCCGCCACGCCGGCCCAGGTGCGCCGGATGGTGACGGCCGAAGCCGCGCTGATCGCCGCCGCCGGTGCCGCGCTCGGCGTGCCGGCGGGCCTGTTCGCCGTCCGCTGGGTGCAGCGCGAACTGACCATGCGCGGCTTCCTGCCGGAGGGTTTCCCGATGGCGCCCGGTCTCCTGTCGGCAGCGGCCGTCGCCGTGACCACGATCCTGGTCGCGGTGCTGGCAGCGCTGGTCGCGGCGCGCCGGATCACCGGGATCCGCCCGGTCGAGGCCCTCGGGGAGGCCGCCGTCGAACCCGCCGGCCGCAACCGGGTCCGGCTGGTCAGCGGCCTGATCGTGGTCGCGGGCGCGGTCGGTTCCAGCACCGTCACGGTGGGCGCCGGCGGTCAGGTCGCCCTCGCCGGGGCGATCGGCATGCTTTATCTGTACGTGATGGCAGTCGCGTTGCTGGCTCCCTGGATCAATCGGGCGGCGACCCGCGTGCTGCAGCCGCTGCTGTCGCGGATCTGGGGCGCGGGCGGTCACCTGGCCGTCGCCAATCTGCGCGCCAACGCCCGGGGAACGGCCACCGTGCTGACCGGGCTCGTGCTCGCGGTCGGTTTCGGGGGCTCGGTCTGGTTCGTCCAGGACAACCTGGAGCGCAGCGCTGTCGTCCAGGCCCGGGACGGCCTGCTCGCCCCCTGGGCAGTCAGCTCACCGGCCGGTCTCGCGCCCGCGACGGCGGCGAAGGCCCGCGAGCTGCCCGGAGTGCGGTCGGTGACCGCCGTGCGGCGTACCTCCGTCGTCGTGAAGATCTTCGGTGGGGAATCGGAGACCGTGCCGGTGATGGCGGTGGACGACGTCTCCGCCTTCGACCTGGGTGTCACCGAAGGCAGCATGGCGGACCTGCGGGGCCCGGCGATCGCGGTCTCCGGCATCCGGGCCGCGAGTCAGGGCTGGGACCTGGGGGAGCGGGTGCCGCTGTGGCTCGGCGACGGCACCCCGGTGACGCTGCGTGTGGCGGCGATCTACGACCGTGGACTCGGGTTCGGTGACATCGTGCTGCCGCACGACGTGGTGATCGGCCACACTGCCCGCGCCACCGACGACGAGGTGCTCGTGAGGCTCGCTCCCGGCGCCGCCCTCGACCCACGCCTGACCGCTCTCGGCCCCGGGGCGACGCTGATCGACACCGGTCAGCGTGCCGGCCGGCTCGCCGCCGACCTCGCCCTGTCCGCCTGGCTCAACCGGATGCTCATCGGCGTGATGGTCGGCTACGCCGTCCTGGCGGTGGCGAACACCATGGTGATGGCCGCGCTGGCTCGCCGCCGCGAACTGGGGCTGCTGCGCATCGTCGGGGTGACGCCACGGCAGGTCCGCCGGATGGTGCACGCCGAACAGGCCGGTCTGCTCGGCGTCGCCGTGGTGATCGGCGGGTCCGTCGCCGCCCTCACTCTCGTCGCGGTGGTTCGTGCTCTGACCGGCGACCTCGTTCCGTACGTACCCCCGCTGGGTTTGATCATCGTGGCCGGTGGCGCCGCGCTGCTGGCGCTGACCACGACGATCCTCCCGATCGGCTACCTGCTGCGCACGCCGCCGCTGGAACACCTCGGTGTCAAGGAGTAG
- a CDS encoding helix-turn-helix domain-containing protein produces the protein MSDTFGQRLREHRHAAGLTMEQLSERSGVSARAISDMERERSVAPQRRTVQALAEALELPETDQPAFLAAARAGRPRPTATVPAGCCALPRPVPDFTGRDRELARLTQVATSAGPAPAAAPVVTVSGAAGTGKTTLAVQAAHLLSTGFPGGTLFLDLRGMDARPAGAPETLARLLSAFGVRDEEIPADGTDRAGMYRELLHHRRVLVVLDNVADESQVRPLLPGPGPSLTVITSRRLLAGLEGVHRLNLAQLPAGDATALLRRIIGDREPGAVDEVSELCGRLPLALRIAGNRLMSRPHWTVRHLADRLSDERRRLDQLIAGDLRIAAAFSLSYTQLSPQARRLFRRLSPAPVADFDASLAASLDPADPESIEDALDELVELSLLQAHVDGRYRFHNLIRLFARERLIEEEPAAGRDSAA, from the coding sequence ATGAGTGACACGTTCGGTCAACGGCTACGAGAACACCGGCACGCGGCCGGGCTGACGATGGAGCAGTTGTCCGAACGGTCGGGAGTCAGCGCCCGCGCGATCAGCGACATGGAACGCGAGCGCAGCGTCGCGCCGCAGCGGCGCACCGTCCAGGCACTGGCCGAGGCGCTGGAGTTACCCGAGACCGACCAACCGGCCTTCCTCGCCGCGGCCAGGGCCGGGCGGCCGAGGCCCACGGCGACCGTGCCGGCCGGCTGCTGTGCGCTGCCGCGCCCGGTGCCCGATTTCACCGGCCGTGACCGGGAGCTGGCGCGGCTGACCCAGGTCGCGACCTCGGCCGGACCGGCGCCGGCGGCCGCGCCGGTGGTGACGGTGTCCGGTGCCGCCGGGACCGGCAAGACGACGCTGGCCGTGCAGGCGGCCCACCTGCTGAGCACCGGGTTCCCCGGCGGCACCCTCTTCCTCGACCTGCGAGGAATGGACGCCCGCCCGGCAGGCGCCCCGGAGACACTCGCCCGTCTGCTCAGCGCGTTCGGCGTCCGTGACGAGGAGATCCCGGCCGACGGGACCGACCGGGCCGGGATGTACCGGGAACTGCTGCACCACCGGCGCGTGCTCGTGGTGCTGGACAACGTCGCGGACGAGTCACAGGTCCGGCCCCTGCTGCCCGGCCCCGGACCCTCCTTGACCGTGATCACCAGCCGCCGGCTGCTCGCCGGCCTGGAGGGCGTCCACCGGCTCAACCTCGCGCAACTGCCGGCCGGCGACGCCACGGCGCTGCTGCGGCGCATCATCGGCGACCGCGAGCCGGGCGCCGTCGACGAGGTGTCCGAGCTGTGCGGCCGGCTGCCACTGGCGCTGCGCATCGCCGGTAACCGGCTGATGAGCCGGCCGCACTGGACCGTGCGGCACCTGGCCGACCGGCTGTCCGACGAACGCCGGCGCCTCGACCAGCTCATCGCCGGGGACCTGCGGATCGCTGCCGCTTTCAGCCTCTCCTACACCCAGCTGTCGCCGCAGGCGCGCCGGCTGTTCCGCCGCTTGTCGCCGGCCCCCGTCGCGGACTTCGACGCGTCACTGGCGGCATCGCTCGATCCGGCGGACCCGGAGAGCATCGAGGACGCCCTCGACGAACTCGTCGAGTTGAGCCTCCTGCAAGCGCATGTGGACGGCCGGTACCGCTTCCACAACCTGATCCGCCTGTTCGCCCGCGAGCGGCTGATCGAGGAGGAACCGGCGGCCGGGCGGGACAGCGCCGCATAG
- a CDS encoding ATP-binding cassette domain-containing protein, translating to MIEVRELTKKYGAVAAVEDVSFRLEPGVVNGFIGPNGAGKSTTMRLMVGLDRPTSGRCLIDGRRYQDLDAPLRAVGALLDVEAIHPGRSGRNHLRTLARTHGIADRRADELLEMVGLADVGGRRVGGYSLGMRQRLGLAAALLGDPAALLLDEPANGMDPDGIIWIRSLLRSLAREGRAILVSSHLMGELAQTADRLIVLGRGRIIADAPVAELISRNATRTVQTRTDRPEDLERLLREHGAAVARQPDGGLEVTGMDAAGVAVLAHRAGILLLENVTVPASLEDAYLALTQNHARHLVERLPR from the coding sequence GTGATCGAAGTGCGAGAACTGACCAAGAAGTACGGCGCCGTGGCCGCGGTCGAGGACGTGTCGTTCCGGCTGGAACCGGGTGTCGTCAACGGGTTCATCGGCCCCAACGGCGCGGGCAAGTCCACGACGATGCGCCTGATGGTCGGCCTGGACCGGCCGACGTCCGGGCGGTGCCTGATCGACGGCCGGCGGTATCAGGACCTGGACGCGCCGTTGCGGGCCGTCGGTGCGCTGCTCGACGTGGAGGCGATTCATCCGGGCCGCAGCGGGCGCAACCACCTGCGCACCCTGGCCCGTACGCACGGCATCGCCGACCGGCGCGCCGACGAGCTGCTCGAGATGGTCGGGCTGGCCGACGTGGGCGGGCGGCGCGTCGGCGGATACTCGCTGGGCATGCGTCAGCGGCTCGGCCTCGCCGCGGCGCTGCTGGGTGATCCGGCGGCGCTGCTGCTCGACGAGCCGGCGAACGGCATGGACCCCGACGGCATCATCTGGATCCGATCCCTGCTGCGGTCACTGGCCCGGGAGGGGCGCGCGATCCTGGTCTCCAGCCATCTCATGGGTGAGCTGGCGCAGACCGCCGATCGGCTCATCGTGCTCGGCCGGGGACGGATCATCGCGGACGCCCCCGTCGCCGAGCTGATCTCCCGCAACGCGACCCGGACGGTGCAGACCCGCACGGACCGGCCGGAGGACCTGGAGAGGCTGCTGCGCGAGCACGGCGCCGCGGTCGCCCGGCAGCCGGACGGCGGCCTCGAAGTCACCGGGATGGACGCCGCCGGCGTCGCCGTACTGGCGCACCGCGCCGGCATCCTGCTGCTGGAGAACGTCACCGTGCCCGCCTCACTGGAGGACGCGTACCTCGCCCTGACCCAGAACCATGCCCGCCACCTCGTGGAAAGGCTCCCGCGATGA